A single window of Desulfovibrio sp. G11 DNA harbors:
- the atpB gene encoding F0F1 ATP synthase subunit A: MAGGLPHPVLLSTFMGMDEITIGGQVVEFKHVFYSWVCMAILFAVAWVLRRRLTLVPGGLQNFFEAMVDTIENFIVSTMGENGRKFVPLLAGIFIYIFGMNLMGLVPGFDAPTANLNTTVCMALFVLVFYNAVGLIRWKTHYIHHFTGPSKFLIPLMFPLEVVSHLSRPVSLSLRLFGNIRGEEIVMVLFFIMAPILGTLPIYALFLLGKTMQAFVFFMLTMFYIKGALEAPEH; encoded by the coding sequence ATGGCAGGTGGTTTGCCGCATCCGGTATTGCTCTCCACATTTATGGGCATGGACGAAATCACCATCGGTGGACAGGTGGTGGAATTCAAACATGTATTCTACTCCTGGGTCTGCATGGCCATTCTGTTTGCTGTGGCCTGGGTCCTGCGCAGACGCCTGACGCTGGTGCCAGGCGGCTTGCAGAATTTTTTTGAGGCCATGGTAGACACCATCGAAAACTTTATCGTTTCCACCATGGGTGAGAACGGGCGCAAGTTCGTTCCCCTGCTGGCGGGCATTTTCATTTACATTTTCGGCATGAACCTCATGGGCCTTGTGCCCGGCTTCGACGCGCCTACCGCCAACCTCAACACCACGGTCTGTATGGCTCTCTTTGTGCTGGTGTTTTACAACGCGGTGGGTCTTATCCGCTGGAAAACGCATTATATCCACCATTTCACCGGGCCTTCCAAGTTCCTTATCCCGCTGATGTTCCCGCTTGAGGTGGTGTCGCACCTTTCCCGCCCGGTTTCGCTTTCACTCCGTCTTTTCGGCAACATCCGGGGTGAAGAAATCGTTATGGTGCTGTTTTTCATCATGGCGCCCATCCTGGGAACGCTGCCCATCTACGCGCTTTTCCTTCTGGGCAAGACCATGCAGGCTTTCGTGTTCTTCATGCTGACCATGTTCTACATCAAGGGCGCTCTTGAGGCTCCCGAACACTAG
- the atpE gene encoding ATP synthase F0 subunit C, giving the protein MRKLLMIALNTVALLGMATMAFAANQLDASALGYTCLAAALGIGIAAFGCGIGMGLGLKGACEGVARNPDVSGKITGTMILAFAFIESLAIYALVISFILLYANPYA; this is encoded by the coding sequence ATGCGTAAACTTCTGATGATCGCCCTGAATACCGTGGCTCTTCTGGGTATGGCCACCATGGCTTTTGCTGCCAACCAGCTTGACGCCTCGGCCCTTGGCTACACCTGCCTGGCCGCCGCCCTTGGCATCGGCATTGCCGCCTTCGGTTGCGGTATCGGCATGGGCCTTGGCCTGAAGGGCGCCTGCGAAGGCGTTGCCCGCAACCCCGACGTGAGCGGCAAGATCACCGGTACCATGATTTTGGCCTTTGCCTTTATCGAATCCCTGGCCATTTACGCCCTGGTTATCAGCTTCATTCTGCTGTACGCCAACCCCTACGCGTAA
- a CDS encoding redox-sensing transcriptional repressor Rex — MANQPKSKHIPRATIQRLATYVQVLENFSRDNVEVISSNPLAEACGVNGSQVRKDLAYFGEFGIRGVGYHVKSLIAAITSSLGVDREWRMALIGVGNLGKAILNHGEFRARGFNIVAIFDCDPFKIGEIVHGLEVHCTRDLKDMVSDLNIEIGIITTPPERAQRAAQHLMDAGITSILNFAPARIKVPERINVEYVDFFHHLYALAFNHPMTR, encoded by the coding sequence ATGGCTAACCAACCCAAAAGCAAACACATTCCCCGCGCCACCATCCAGCGCCTCGCCACGTACGTACAGGTGCTGGAGAACTTCTCCCGCGACAATGTGGAGGTCATTTCCTCCAACCCCCTGGCCGAGGCTTGCGGGGTCAACGGTTCGCAGGTGCGCAAAGACCTTGCCTACTTTGGCGAGTTCGGCATTCGCGGGGTGGGCTACCATGTAAAATCCCTGATTGCCGCCATCACCTCTTCGCTTGGTGTTGACCGCGAATGGCGTATGGCCCTGATCGGTGTCGGCAACCTCGGCAAGGCTATCCTTAACCATGGTGAATTCCGCGCTCGCGGCTTCAATATCGTGGCCATATTTGACTGCGACCCCTTCAAGATCGGTGAAATTGTCCACGGCCTTGAAGTGCATTGCACCCGCGATCTCAAGGATATGGTGTCTGACCTGAATATTGAAATCGGCATCATCACCACCCCACCTGAAAGGGCGCAGCGGGCTGCCCAGCACCTTATGGACGCGGGCATTACCTCCATACTGAACTTCGCGCCCGCGCGCATCAAGGTTCCTGAGCGTATCAATGTGGAATACGTTGACTTTTTCCACCACCTTTATGCTCTGGCCTTCAACCACCCCATGACCCGCTAG
- a CDS encoding adenosylcobinamide-GDP ribazoletransferase — protein sequence MSWPGRCYDALAFLTRLVPPRRDCTGHDLGRCLPFYGLAGLCIGLTLTLPCVSVYFLLRQTPEANLVLCAALAAWLWMGLEVWATRGLHWDGLADLGDACGSGAPGERFWSILRDSRLGAFGALHLLLAFGGMWLALCWHIHAGQWLCLVTAPAWGRACALWLAASAEPREPQSLGGLTCAGASPALARGYALGALLLLCLLFFTGQITLWQAPLTVCGQYVLIRRMAALARDRGGVNGDFLGAAIQWGQLWFLLATV from the coding sequence TTGTCCTGGCCAGGCCGTTGTTATGACGCCCTGGCCTTTTTAACCCGCCTTGTGCCTCCCCGTCGTGACTGCACCGGGCACGACCTTGGCCGCTGCCTGCCTTTTTACGGTCTGGCCGGACTGTGTATTGGCCTCACGCTGACCCTGCCCTGCGTTTCTGTATATTTTCTGCTGCGCCAGACCCCTGAGGCCAACCTTGTGCTGTGCGCCGCCCTTGCGGCCTGGCTGTGGATGGGCCTCGAGGTATGGGCCACACGGGGCCTGCACTGGGACGGGCTTGCTGACCTTGGCGATGCCTGCGGCAGCGGCGCGCCGGGCGAACGCTTTTGGAGCATCCTGCGCGACAGCCGCCTGGGCGCGTTTGGTGCCCTGCACCTTTTGCTGGCTTTTGGCGGCATGTGGCTGGCACTGTGCTGGCATATACATGCCGGACAATGGCTCTGCCTTGTGACAGCCCCTGCCTGGGGCCGGGCCTGCGCGCTCTGGCTGGCCGCATCTGCCGAGCCGCGCGAACCGCAGTCACTGGGCGGTCTGACCTGCGCCGGAGCCAGCCCCGCACTGGCGCGAGGCTACGCACTGGGCGCGCTGCTGCTGTTATGCCTGCTATTTTTTACGGGACAGATAACCTTGTGGCAAGCACCGTTGACGGTCTGCGGGCAGTATGTTCTCATCCGCCGCATGGCGGCTCTGGCCCGTGACCGGGGCGGCGTTAACGGCGATTTCCTGGGCGCAGCCATACAATGGGGCCAATTGTGGTTTCTGCTGGCAACAGTCTAG
- a CDS encoding nitroreductase family protein encodes MDFRKLAEKARTCRRFAEDRPLTVADLEWLVDCARLAPSARNAQDLRFSLVTQGDTCKKLFALTRWAGALKDWGGPHPGEQPTGFITIFMPQGGTELTFYDVGIAAQTIQLAATSRDWGCCIIKSFDHQAVPSLLQAPADLKPALVLGLGAAKETRVVAPLPSDGNTAYWRDAQGVHHVPKRTLDDLIIGRL; translated from the coding sequence ATGGATTTCAGAAAATTAGCTGAAAAAGCGCGTACTTGCCGCCGTTTTGCAGAAGACCGGCCGCTGACCGTTGCCGATCTGGAATGGCTTGTGGATTGCGCGAGACTGGCGCCTTCGGCCAGAAATGCCCAAGACCTGCGATTCAGCCTTGTCACCCAGGGTGATACCTGCAAAAAGCTCTTTGCTCTTACCCGCTGGGCAGGCGCGCTCAAAGACTGGGGCGGGCCGCATCCCGGCGAACAGCCCACAGGCTTTATCACCATTTTTATGCCGCAGGGCGGCACGGAGCTGACGTTCTACGACGTGGGCATTGCCGCACAGACCATTCAGCTGGCAGCCACCAGCCGCGACTGGGGCTGCTGCATCATCAAATCTTTTGATCATCAGGCCGTACCCTCGCTCTTGCAGGCTCCGGCAGACCTCAAGCCCGCACTGGTGCTCGGCCTGGGCGCAGCCAAAGAAACGCGCGTAGTGGCTCCGCTGCCCTCAGACGGCAATACCGCCTATTGGCGTGATGCCCAGGGGGTTCATCATGTCCCCAAAAGAACCCTTGACGACCTGATCATCGGGCGCTTGTAG
- a CDS encoding sensor domain-containing diguanylate cyclase, which yields MKAVDGCSADSFQMPPRDVSLVCGNRLDFLQGLPQALAVMRVDLDVMGRPRDLMVVYGNEALFTLFGAPREWMTGVSLVDSCMKLDRKWLEIFRKTAYQGQVQEMTGFWPSLGRHLAVTCHQPQYYCTCLFQDVTERVHKENDLVKSRNRLEALLHSTVDMVFQIDPVTGGISNLDQELAACGGLLKARRVPETLLMQGLLAPGQNDKISSLINLALRAENDCTCEVRARLKAGSPYTWHSLTVVGYSDPCSKEIGIIGFLKDVHASIKERDALVRRAEKDPLCGIYNRAAGENLAASRLSGADETCHSAALLVFDLDNFKVINDTAGHAAGDAVLKAFAVLLGQCFRKDDIVFRFGGDEFAVFVQNMPQERIIRVSKNIVARLEEPLVDDVRVGACIGVAYSRSGRHSYEELYKMADKALYNAKEGGKGQTAILCLHGSGA from the coding sequence ATGAAAGCTGTGGATGGGTGTTCTGCAGATTCTTTTCAGATGCCCCCGCGCGATGTATCCCTTGTCTGCGGGAATCGTCTGGATTTCTTGCAGGGCCTGCCGCAGGCTCTTGCGGTTATGCGGGTAGACCTGGATGTTATGGGCAGGCCGCGTGATTTGATGGTTGTTTATGGCAATGAAGCGCTTTTTACACTTTTTGGTGCTCCCCGTGAATGGATGACGGGCGTTTCGCTTGTTGACTCCTGTATGAAGCTGGACAGAAAATGGCTGGAAATTTTCCGGAAGACTGCCTATCAGGGGCAAGTGCAGGAAATGACCGGTTTCTGGCCTTCGTTGGGCAGACACCTCGCTGTAACCTGCCATCAGCCACAATACTACTGTACCTGTCTTTTTCAGGATGTGACCGAGCGCGTACATAAAGAAAATGATCTGGTAAAAAGCCGTAACCGTCTTGAAGCCCTGCTGCACAGCACTGTTGATATGGTGTTTCAGATTGATCCGGTTACGGGGGGCATCAGCAATCTTGACCAGGAGCTGGCTGCCTGCGGCGGCCTGCTCAAAGCCAGAAGAGTTCCGGAAACCCTTCTGATGCAAGGGCTTCTGGCTCCCGGCCAGAACGATAAAATCAGCAGCTTGATCAACCTTGCCCTGCGCGCTGAAAATGACTGTACCTGCGAGGTGCGCGCACGGCTCAAGGCCGGTTCTCCCTATACCTGGCACAGTCTCACCGTTGTGGGCTACAGCGATCCGTGTTCTAAAGAAATCGGTATAATAGGCTTTCTTAAAGACGTGCATGCCAGCATCAAGGAAAGGGACGCCCTGGTGCGCCGGGCAGAAAAAGATCCTCTTTGCGGCATCTATAACAGGGCTGCCGGCGAAAACCTCGCTGCTTCCAGGCTGAGCGGAGCGGACGAAACCTGTCACAGCGCGGCCCTGCTTGTTTTTGATCTGGATAATTTCAAGGTAATTAACGACACGGCCGGGCATGCGGCGGGCGATGCGGTGCTGAAAGCTTTTGCCGTTCTGCTGGGCCAGTGCTTTCGTAAAGACGATATTGTTTTTCGGTTTGGCGGGGATGAGTTTGCCGTTTTTGTGCAGAACATGCCGCAGGAAAGGATCATCCGTGTCAGTAAAAATATCGTGGCAAGGCTGGAAGAACCGCTTGTTGACGATGTGCGCGTGGGTGCGTGTATTGGGGTTGCCTACAGCCGGTCGGGCCGCCACAGCTATGAAGAACTTTATAAAATGGCCGATAAGGCTTTGTACAATGCCAAAGAAGGCGGCAAGGGACAAACCGCGATTCTTTGTCTGCATGGCAGCGGGGCCTGA
- a CDS encoding glycosyltransferase, whose translation MDNAKVSIIIPVWNLWDMTAACLRSLAMHTREENVEIVVVDNGSTDATTTELEALGRALWGAAFCPVRLTANLGFAGGCNAGAAAATGDLLFFLNNDTTVTPGWLPPLREALGRQCMGAVGPLLLYPNGTIQHCGIFFTPFLQVGHLYEGFPGGHPVPRNKRPLQAITGAAMLLRKDVFWECGGFFEGFRNGFEDLDLCFELRGKGYALAVEGRSVIVHHTSQTPGRFDHDNANGMLFCQRQARRLRPDLHILAALDGYELRLGPNLGHWLELPEAVEEKRNADFDARFTANEEACRAELEHEPLWRGGWHRLMDMLEARGDMTAALLSATRCVMFLGDEVSREKLLHLTAAVEGPDYAASVRAALTGSVGDDLAGAAKARVQRTRRAAYDMGDTLLAEVFNQWLLRYGRA comes from the coding sequence ATGGATAACGCTAAAGTCTCCATCATTATTCCTGTCTGGAATCTCTGGGACATGACCGCCGCCTGTCTGCGCTCCCTGGCCATGCACACACGGGAGGAGAATGTGGAAATAGTGGTGGTGGACAACGGCTCTACCGATGCTACCACCACGGAACTGGAAGCTTTGGGCCGCGCCTTGTGGGGTGCGGCCTTTTGCCCGGTGCGGCTGACCGCCAATCTGGGATTTGCCGGAGGGTGCAACGCGGGGGCTGCCGCTGCCACAGGTGACCTGCTGTTTTTTCTTAATAATGACACAACCGTGACCCCGGGCTGGCTGCCACCCCTGCGCGAGGCCCTTGGCCGGCAGTGCATGGGCGCCGTTGGACCGCTTTTGCTTTATCCCAACGGAACCATACAGCATTGCGGCATTTTTTTTACGCCCTTTCTGCAAGTGGGCCACCTGTATGAGGGTTTTCCCGGCGGGCACCCTGTGCCGCGTAACAAAAGGCCTCTTCAGGCCATAACAGGCGCGGCCATGCTGCTGCGCAAAGATGTTTTTTGGGAATGCGGCGGCTTTTTTGAAGGCTTTCGCAATGGCTTTGAAGATCTGGACCTCTGTTTTGAGCTGCGTGGCAAAGGGTATGCCCTGGCTGTGGAAGGGCGCAGCGTCATTGTACACCATACCAGCCAGACCCCGGGCCGTTTTGATCATGATAACGCCAATGGAATGCTGTTCTGCCAACGGCAGGCACGGCGGCTCAGGCCGGACCTGCACATCCTGGCTGCGCTTGACGGCTACGAGTTGCGGCTCGGCCCCAATCTCGGGCACTGGCTAGAACTGCCGGAAGCGGTGGAAGAAAAGCGCAACGCGGATTTTGACGCGCGATTCACCGCCAATGAAGAAGCCTGCCGGGCAGAACTGGAGCATGAACCTTTGTGGCGGGGCGGCTGGCACCGGTTAATGGATATGCTTGAGGCCCGTGGCGACATGACCGCTGCCCTGCTGAGTGCCACCCGTTGCGTCATGTTTTTGGGCGACGAGGTTTCGCGCGAAAAACTGCTGCATCTTACAGCGGCCGTGGAAGGGCCGGATTACGCGGCTTCGGTGCGGGCAGCCCTGACTGGCTCTGTGGGGGATGACCTGGCGGGAGCGGCCAAGGCGCGGGTACAGCGTACCCGCCGTGCGGCATACGACATGGGTGACACCCTGCTGGCCGAAGTTTTCAATCAATGGCTCTTGCGCTATGGGCGGGCATAG
- a CDS encoding cobyrinate/hydrogenobyrinate a,c-diamide synthase codes for MSHTCHISEGRNSRSVPESMPRLCVTALSGGGGKTLLSLGLCRAFVRSGLVVQPFKKGPDYIDAAWLRLAAGRPAANLDPYFLEAPRLRALFVHAMRSAAAQRVEDIATGGQPAAAGRRLLGLVEGNRGFFDGMDARGSCSTAELSRVLACPVVISVDCTKMTRTAAALVRGMLYFETGIRFAGVVLNQVGSSRHERILRQALEEHTDVPVLGALPRLAENPLPERHMGIASCGDSLSPQAQQVLDRLADFVSAHMDMPRVLDAAASAPPLEAEAFWPEPADAAGSCYDLASPAGAEPAGQAAACTPDGSAVPSPCVFCVPSALGARPRIGYVRDAALWFYYEENLEALRRAGADLVRLSLLDAEHRPAAAEGEPGASSGPACRAPWPQVDGLYLGGGFPEDHAEALSRSPLLGQIAAWAELGMPIYAECGGFMVLSRGIERQETAWPMSGILPVTAVFCPKPQGLGYVRGRITAPNPFFAPGTELRGHEFHYSRCRWEVSDSWSHNSGHAHWAMQLDKGQGMGPPPGSPLHPEPGKDGGVHIPLRVDGLVFRNVWASYTHIFAPAAPGWAENFVNAARSFAARNRRECHG; via the coding sequence ATGAGCCATACCTGCCATATTTCTGAAGGCCGCAACTCGCGGTCCGTCCCGGAGTCCATGCCCCGCCTTTGCGTTACAGCTCTTTCCGGCGGCGGCGGCAAGACGTTGCTTTCTTTGGGGCTTTGCCGCGCATTTGTCCGGTCCGGCCTTGTTGTGCAGCCTTTCAAGAAGGGGCCGGACTATATCGATGCCGCCTGGCTGCGCCTGGCCGCCGGGCGGCCCGCCGCCAATCTTGACCCGTATTTTCTTGAGGCGCCGCGCCTGCGCGCTCTTTTTGTCCACGCCATGCGAAGCGCGGCCGCCCAACGTGTGGAAGACATCGCGACAGGCGGGCAACCCGCTGCTGCGGGCAGGCGCCTGCTTGGCCTTGTGGAAGGTAACCGGGGTTTTTTTGACGGCATGGACGCACGTGGCTCGTGCTCTACAGCGGAGCTTTCCCGTGTGCTGGCATGCCCGGTGGTCATCAGCGTCGACTGTACCAAGATGACCCGCACAGCGGCGGCCCTGGTGCGCGGCATGCTGTATTTTGAGACGGGGATACGCTTTGCGGGCGTGGTGCTCAATCAGGTCGGCTCCAGCCGGCATGAGCGCATTCTCAGGCAGGCGCTGGAGGAGCATACGGATGTTCCCGTGCTTGGAGCCTTACCGCGGCTTGCGGAAAATCCGCTGCCTGAACGCCATATGGGCATTGCCTCCTGCGGTGACAGCCTTTCGCCCCAGGCACAGCAGGTGCTGGACAGGCTGGCGGATTTTGTGAGCGCGCATATGGACATGCCCCGCGTACTTGACGCCGCCGCAAGCGCCCCCCCGCTGGAAGCTGAAGCCTTCTGGCCGGAACCTGCCGATGCCGCGGGCAGTTGTTACGACCTTGCGTCCCCGGCCGGGGCAGAACCTGCCGGGCAGGCCGCCGCATGCACACCTGATGGCAGCGCTGTGCCCTCCCCCTGCGTCTTTTGCGTCCCTTCCGCCCTGGGCGCGCGGCCGCGTATAGGCTACGTGCGTGATGCCGCCCTGTGGTTTTATTATGAGGAGAATCTGGAGGCCCTGCGCCGGGCCGGGGCAGATCTTGTGCGGCTTTCGCTCCTGGATGCGGAGCATCGGCCTGCCGCGGCAGAGGGGGAGCCGGGGGCTTCTTCAGGCCCGGCCTGTCGCGCTCCCTGGCCGCAGGTGGACGGCCTGTATCTGGGCGGGGGCTTTCCTGAAGATCATGCAGAGGCTTTAAGTCGTTCGCCGCTGCTGGGGCAGATTGCGGCATGGGCGGAACTGGGTATGCCCATATATGCCGAGTGTGGCGGTTTTATGGTGCTTTCGCGCGGCATTGAGCGTCAGGAAACAGCGTGGCCCATGAGCGGCATCTTGCCGGTAACCGCTGTTTTTTGCCCGAAGCCGCAGGGGCTTGGCTATGTGCGGGGCCGTATTACGGCTCCCAATCCTTTTTTTGCACCCGGCACAGAACTGCGTGGACACGAATTTCATTATTCCCGTTGCCGGTGGGAAGTTTCGGACAGTTGGAGCCATAATTCCGGCCATGCGCACTGGGCCATGCAACTGGACAAGGGGCAGGGCATGGGACCTCCACCCGGTTCGCCGTTGCATCCGGAGCCGGGCAAGGATGGCGGCGTACACATACCGCTTCGGGTGGACGGCCTTGTTTTTCGTAATGTATGGGCTTCATATACCCATATTTTCGCCCCCGCCGCACCGGGCTGGGCAGAAAATTTCGTGAACGCGGCCCGCAGCTTTGCCGCACGGAACCGGAGAGAATGCCATGGATAA
- a CDS encoding phosphoribosylaminoimidazolecarboxamide formyltransferase, whose protein sequence is MSDLKAMYSTVRKDAFPETMTIILGDEKLVFQKRVWTLDGEEKGLRYGENPDQPAALYALKEGSITCGGLQWRGPGHGIVSALTEEQMIQAGKHPGKTNLTDVDNGANILQYLADRPAAVILKHNNPCGAAWSRDGVATALEKAFWCDRIAAFGGAVVVNRSFTREAAEMVAANYFEVVAAPAFEEGAVEILKSRKNLRIMELPGLGRLEELTSSAFLDIKSLSDGGIVVQKSFVNRVLSGDDFLPATATTRDGLSVAARAPSPAELDDLRFAWAVEAGVTSNSVIFVRDGATVAIGTGEQDRVGCVELAIHKAHTKYADTLAFRELGLTLYELKLKAAEDSTLAEKLADIERRTEETHGGLAGTALVSDGFFPFRDGVDVAIAQGVTAIAQPGGSMRDAEVIMACNEAAPQVAMVFTGQRSFKH, encoded by the coding sequence ATGTCGGATCTCAAGGCCATGTACAGCACTGTCCGCAAGGACGCTTTTCCCGAAACCATGACCATCATTCTTGGCGATGAAAAACTCGTGTTCCAGAAGCGTGTCTGGACGCTGGACGGCGAGGAAAAGGGCCTGCGCTATGGGGAAAACCCCGATCAGCCCGCAGCCCTGTACGCCCTGAAAGAGGGTTCCATCACTTGCGGCGGCCTCCAGTGGCGGGGTCCGGGGCACGGCATTGTTTCTGCCCTGACCGAAGAGCAGATGATCCAGGCGGGCAAGCACCCCGGCAAGACCAACCTGACGGACGTGGACAACGGGGCCAATATTCTTCAGTACCTCGCAGACCGCCCGGCGGCAGTCATTCTGAAGCACAATAATCCCTGCGGCGCGGCCTGGAGCAGGGACGGCGTGGCCACCGCCCTCGAAAAAGCCTTCTGGTGCGACCGTATCGCGGCTTTTGGCGGCGCGGTGGTCGTCAACCGTTCCTTCACCCGTGAGGCCGCCGAAATGGTAGCCGCCAACTATTTTGAAGTGGTAGCTGCTCCGGCTTTTGAAGAAGGCGCGGTGGAGATTCTTAAAAGCCGAAAAAACCTGCGCATTATGGAACTGCCCGGCCTGGGCCGGCTTGAGGAACTGACCTCGTCGGCGTTTCTCGACATAAAGAGCCTGTCCGACGGCGGTATTGTAGTGCAGAAGTCTTTTGTAAACCGTGTTCTTTCCGGCGACGATTTTTTGCCCGCCACCGCCACCACAAGGGACGGCCTTTCTGTGGCGGCACGTGCGCCAAGCCCGGCTGAGCTGGATGACCTGCGCTTTGCCTGGGCCGTGGAGGCCGGTGTCACCTCCAACTCTGTCATTTTTGTGCGTGACGGGGCCACCGTGGCTATCGGCACGGGTGAACAGGATCGCGTGGGCTGTGTAGAGCTTGCCATACACAAGGCGCACACCAAGTATGCGGATACACTTGCCTTCCGTGAACTGGGCCTGACTCTTTACGAGCTGAAGCTCAAAGCCGCCGAAGACAGCACCCTGGCGGAAAAGCTGGCCGACATCGAGCGGCGCACAGAGGAAACCCACGGCGGCCTTGCCGGGACGGCCCTGGTGTCCGATGGTTTTTTCCCCTTTCGCGACGGCGTGGATGTAGCCATTGCCCAGGGCGTTACGGCCATAGCCCAGCCAGGCGGATCCATGCGTGACGCCGAAGTCATCATGGCCTGCAATGAGGCTGCTCCGCAGGTAGCCATGGTTTTTACGGGGCAGCGTTCTTTCAAGCATTAA
- a CDS encoding adenylosuccinate synthase translates to MANTVIIGAQWGDEGKGKIVDMLSAQSRAIVRFQGGNNAGHTIKVQGEETILHLIPSGILHADKMCLIGNGVVLDPHVFLEEVDHLAAKGVDVSAARLGISKKAHLIMPYHKSLDKAREAKRASHKIGTTGRGIGPCYEDKAARVGLRAGDLANPDLVRAKVAHALQEKNTLLRDLYKFDPLDEAAVCQELLALAPRLLPYLTEVEDHIQKIQAQGGDILFEGAQGIHLDIDHGTYPFVTSSNTVSGNASAGCGVGPSALHRVVGIVKAYTTRVGSGPFPTEQLDDTGSYLRTQGHEFGATTGRPRRCGWLDAVVLRESVRLCGMTDIALTKLDVLQNLPGLRICVAYEYEGHKLDYMPQEEGALEKVTPVYEDLPGFEEDITGCTRFDDLPETVRAYIARIEELVGVKVSMVSVGAERRQTIVR, encoded by the coding sequence ATGGCGAATACGGTCATCATCGGCGCACAGTGGGGCGACGAAGGCAAAGGCAAAATCGTTGACATGCTGAGCGCCCAAAGCCGGGCCATTGTCCGTTTTCAGGGCGGCAACAATGCCGGGCACACCATCAAGGTACAGGGCGAAGAAACCATCCTTCACCTCATTCCTTCGGGCATACTGCACGCTGACAAGATGTGCCTCATCGGCAACGGTGTGGTGCTTGACCCGCACGTTTTTCTTGAAGAAGTGGACCACCTGGCTGCCAAGGGCGTTGACGTTTCCGCGGCCAGGCTCGGCATCAGCAAAAAAGCCCACCTCATCATGCCTTACCACAAAAGCCTGGACAAAGCCCGCGAAGCCAAACGCGCTTCGCACAAAATAGGCACAACCGGGCGCGGCATCGGTCCCTGCTACGAAGACAAGGCCGCCCGTGTGGGCCTGCGCGCAGGCGATCTGGCCAATCCCGACCTGGTGCGGGCCAAGGTGGCCCACGCCCTGCAGGAAAAAAACACCCTGCTGCGCGATCTGTACAAATTTGATCCGCTGGACGAAGCCGCCGTATGCCAAGAGCTGCTGGCCCTCGCCCCGCGACTGCTGCCATACCTTACGGAAGTGGAAGACCACATTCAGAAAATCCAGGCCCAGGGCGGCGACATTCTTTTTGAAGGCGCGCAAGGCATTCACCTGGATATCGACCACGGCACATACCCCTTTGTCACGTCCTCCAACACCGTGTCGGGCAATGCCTCAGCGGGCTGCGGCGTGGGTCCTTCTGCCCTGCACCGCGTGGTGGGCATCGTAAAGGCCTATACCACCCGCGTGGGTTCCGGCCCCTTTCCCACCGAGCAGCTTGACGACACCGGCAGCTACCTGCGCACCCAGGGACACGAATTCGGGGCCACCACGGGCCGCCCGCGCCGCTGCGGCTGGCTGGACGCCGTGGTACTGCGCGAGAGCGTGCGCCTGTGCGGCATGACCGACATAGCCCTGACCAAGCTTGACGTGCTGCAGAACCTGCCCGGCCTTCGCATCTGCGTGGCCTATGAATATGAAGGCCACAAGCTTGATTACATGCCGCAGGAAGAAGGCGCGCTTGAAAAGGTCACGCCCGTATATGAAGACCTGCCCGGCTTTGAGGAAGACATTACCGGATGCACCCGCTTTGATGACCTGCCCGAAACCGTACGGGCCTACATCGCGCGTATTGAAGAGCTTGTCGGTGTAAAGGTGAGCATGGTTTCCGTAGGCGCCGAGCGCAGACAGACCATCGTGCGCTGA